AGAAGGGCTGGGAAACAGATGCGGCTCGGCTGGGTGCCAATGCAAAGAGCTCGAAAATACTAGGACTAACAGAAATTCCAaaatgacagaaacccatgCGCTCACTGAAATCTGCTGGAAGAAGTGCGTCACTGGCTCGATCCGCAACTCCAAATTGGATAAGGGCGAAGAGGGATGTCTGGCCAACTGTGTCGACAGATTCCTTGACGTCAACTTTTTGACGATGAAGCACCTCAACAACATGCGCTCTGGTTAAGAGTTTTCCTGTTGGTCAAACACAGCATGCATGGAACGGAAAATAGGGGGGAATCGGTACGCACAATTGCGAGCCGTCAGAGAAGAGAGCTTCACTTACGAACGTTTCTCATGTACAAGCAGATGTAGTTTTATGTTGCAAATAGAGTGGCACTCTCACGACACGGCACCGCGACAACGGTAGTGACGATGACAGATCTAGAAAGGGCAGGCGTACTAGCCCACACACGACTATAAAGACTTCACAAAAGCACACTTTATGATCACGAGAAGAATTTGATTTCCGCATATCATGCGTATCGAGACTGCACATGGTCATGGTACCCGGCCTGAATGGCGGGATTCGATTGGTGCCCAGTGGAGATGCCACTCCGGGGGAATCTAATCAACAACCGTAAGACGCCCATGCCAATGCCTTTGCAGTCAAAGAACCCGAATTGcttttctctcccctctcaGTCACCTTCCCAGTTTCCCGACATTCCTCGTAGCGAAGCCGCTTTAAACGAGGGCAAGCTTAGTAGCGGCGATGTCAAGAGCATCGACATCAGGGGTGAGACGGGCGTAGGCCTTCTTGGAGCCGTCGGGGCGGATCAGGGTGTTGATCTTAACGGTGTCGATGTCGTAGAGCTTCTTGAGGGCCTGCTTGATCTGGGCCTTGTTGGACttgacgtcgacgatgaaCACGAGGGTGTTGTTCTCCTCAATCTTCTTCATGGCGGACTCGGTGTTGAGGGGGTGGACGATGACCTTGTGCTCGTCGAGGCGGGGCTCGTGGGGGACCGACTTGCGGGGGTACTTGGGCGCGCgcgagacgacgagggtCTTGGGGCGGTGGAACGAGGTGGTGTAGCGGACCTTGTTCTTGTAGTGACCGTGGGCCTGTATCATGAGGATATCTTAGCGTCCATCACCCAAGTTGTTTCCTCATCGCGCCTCCTTCCCTGGCACAAAGCGGGAGCAACATTTGCTTGTCCCTCGACGGATCAAAAAACTTTCAGGGGTATCATGGTTACTTACACCCTTGAGGGTAGCCTTGGCAGCGTTGTTGGCCTGCTTGGTGCCCTTGGGCGCCTTGGAGGCACCGCCTAGAGTAGACATGTCGCATCAGCAATCGCTCTTTGTGTGTCAAAGAACTCGCAAAATCTGCTGCAGCATGATGCTTCGGGAGAGACCTGGTTGGTGGCAGGTACcccgctgccgtcgacgaaaCAGGAGATTTTGTCGAGTTGACTTCATCGTGTGTTTTCGTTTGGTGGTTGCGCGGGAATCTGGTGATATCCTGGCAGGAGATGGTGGGTTTCAAGTACCTTTCTTGGAGTCCTTGGGGGCCATTGTGAATGCTGGGACGGTGGTgatggctggctgggcgGGTTAGCTGGCTGTCGCGGTTGTCGAAATcagaagggaaaaaaagaagagatTCACGATTCTGTTTTCTCACTGCCGCGTTTGTTCTGTGGGCTCAGTTAGGGCAGCAATTTTTCGTCTCTATGGTCCGTGCTCCTTATCGATTGGATATTTGACAATGGATCATTGTTTCGCCGTGAACGGCACTCTCTAGCTATCAAAAGATGACATTGCTTATATAAGGCATCATATCTCCACCAATCACATCCCAAGACTTACATTCATCGGATATCAAAAATCCCTTTTCGACCAAGGCACCTTACACCATAGTGAAAACCAATTCCAAAAGTAACTACTGGGATATTAAGTGGGAAACCTGGACAACCGGCCGTTCCGTTCACGAATTACAGTCTGCTACTCACTATCTGCCTCATCTACGGCCAAGATTCATCGGAGATGGGCAGGAACAAACCAGCCGGCAGGCTTCTATCAAGCGGCCGGCCCCCTACCCTAAAAAAAGCAAAGTCGATCTCGCGCAAGGAAACCAGGACTCTCATAAACACTCACCACACCTTACAGAAGAAACGCCAACAGGCACTGGCTCGAAACGATCAAAGGGAAGCGGCAACGATAGCCGAAGAAATTTCTGCCCTCGGCGGACTCGAGGGGTACCAGCGAGCCAGTCTCCAGGGGCAGAGGGTCGACCGCGGAGGGGACAGCTCCCGAGTCCTGCTGGACTGGTTTCGATCAGCCAATATTCAGCCCTCAGACTTTACCGGTAATCTAACGGGCAAGAGCGACACCCATCGCCGATTGCGAATGCTCGAGGTGGGGGCCCTCAGCACAGGCAACGCCTGCTCCAAGAGCGGCTTCTTCGACATGGAGCTCATTGACCTCAACAGCCAGCAGGCGGGCATCCTACAACAGGATTTCATGGAACGACCCCTCCCCAAGGATGATTCCGAAAAATTTGACATCATCTCACTCAGCTTGGTACTCAACTATGTCCCGGACCACTCCCTGCGCGGACAGATGCTTCTCCGCACGTTGTCGTTTCTCCGACAGTCGGAGGACGATCTCTCAGAGAGCGCCCGCGCCCTGTTCCCCTCCTTATTTATCGTTCTTCCCCGAAGTTGCGTCTCCAACTCGCGCTACTTCTCGCAGGATCGGCTTGTCGAGCTCATGACGCTGTTGGGCTACGTTCAGCTCGAGGGTAAGGTCACTAACAAACTGGCCTATTCCTTCTGGAAGAGACTGAACGCTCCATGCTCGCCATTGCCGGCAGTTGCCAAGAAGGAGCTTAACCCGGGTCCTAATCGAAACAACTTTACCATCACCCTCAGGGGATCTTAATGCTCCTCTCGTGCGCACCGATCCAAGGCGTCTCGGTGTTTGGAAGCCAGCGAAACGGTTATCACGACATCCGCGTGTCTTCCAATCAATTGTGGGCGGCGATGGACTGTATTCAATGCAGTACTATTCTACTGCCACTCTAGGCAAATGCAAGCTCTCATCATCAAATCCGGCTGCCTTTTCCGGGCATTTTCCTACAATCACACGCTGGGCATACAACGTGACGAGAGTTCCAAGGGTTCGCCCTCGCAGCGATCGGCAGGCGATCACTTGTGTTATCGTCTCCAGATGGGCGCCTCAAAGAGGTCACGTTTACAATCAGCCAACGGCGATCCATCCTGCGAGACTTTGTTGTCAAAAGGCCAAGATAGGCATATTCTGCCTATCAGGAAGCGCCTCTCACTGATGGACCGTTGCCTCTACCGGCTTCATATTGCCGGATGGGAAGTAGACGTTGTTATCGTGCGACGGACATGGGCCAGTCGGCGAGTTGCGTTGTCGGGCTTCTGTAGAAGAAGTGCCATCGACAAGGTCTCAAGATGCAGTGTCTGAGGATGACCTGGCTTGCGCTCGTGCAGGCAGGATAACGGAACCAGCCAACAGCTGAATGCCTCCCCCTCCATTTCAAAAAAGCTCCCAGTGTCGACCGACACAGCTTTAGCATGCCTTGCTTTGAGCACATGATCGTCGTGTCTCGCTCATCTACAATTCGACCGGTGCGCCTACATCCATGGGCCATTTTCCACAGCTGGAGCTAAGGGATGTACGAGGGGAATCTAGAACAGGCTCCTGACATGTCGGGGGAGGTAGAATAGATGGGACAAAAGATGCGGGGATGTAGGATCGACGGAGACGGGAAAGCTGAATTTGGTGTTCGCCGGATGCAGGCTGTATTCGAGGCATTCCATGCCGCTCTCCCGATAGTGCTACAGTTTCTAGCAGAAACGTTGGCCGTCGGAAACCCCACAATCACCAGCCGCTTTTCAATGCTTTGATCCAAGGTCCTCCAGCTCGTTGAAGTCTCTGATGGGCTGCAGTGTAGGGTTCAGGTCCGTTGGAAGGGGCGCGTTGCCAGGACGAACCACGGGTATGCTCTGCATTCCAgccgcgatggcggccaAGACTTCGTGGGGGTTGTCACTGAGAAACAGCCATTCCTCGGGCTTAGTGTCCTCAAAATTGGAGAGGATGGAGGCGTAGCTGCTGGGTTCAGTCTTGAGGCCGGCGTTGACGGTATCGAACCAGTCAGAGACCAGGGGCGTCAGGTCCGACGGCTGAGCATCAGTGTAGCCAAAGAAGAGCTTCTGGGCGGGGACGGAGCCGGAGGAGTAGATGACAAGGCGCAAGCCGGCGTCCCTCCATGACAAGAGACGCTCAGAAACGTCCGGAAAGAGAGGTGCCTTAATTTCGCCCGACCTGTAGCCCTCCTTCCAGAGATATCCCTGGAGCGCCTTGAGGTACGAGGCCTTGACGTCGCGGCGCACGAGGTCGCGAAAGTGTGCCTCAAATGCGGATCGATCAGACACGCAATCTTCCGGGAACGCATTCCGGTAAACAGCAAAGTCGGGGTTATCCCACTGCTTGTCTAGGGTAGCCGGAAGAGCATCGACGGCGTAGGGGTACTATGGGGGGAGGATTCAGTACGGGACGACAGCGAACTGTGCCGGCTAATGGTCACGCACGGAGGCAAGCCCGGCTCGGAATGAACAAGCCGCCTCCGTGCCATCTGGGAAAGTAGCATAGCATCGGAGGGGGCCGTCTGGTACCCGATGTTCCggggagagggaagggggcggGGACGTGGGCGCAACAACTTACAAGTACATCTTTGACAAAGGAAATGGGACACACGGTACCCTCTGCATGTATCGAAATCTCAAGTCAGCATGTGTTGCCTTGCCGATGCTGAATCCACATTGTCCCCAAGGATTACGGGATGCGGTGAGGGGCAAgggaggaaagaaaaagaagctCACCGATGTCAAGCAGTACGACCTTGACAGCGCTGAGAGTTGTATTCATTGTGTAAGTTGTTTACAACACAAAACTTGGCTTGGTGCGTTGTCGacagcggcggtggcgacaAAGGTGAGATAGGCAAAGGGTTgcaaagaaggggggaaattGACACCGAGACGGTGAGGCTCGAGACGCGACGCGCGATCGGGTGGGTTTGATTTTTAATTTCTAGGTTTCGAGTACCGAAAATAGTGACAATAGAATCCTTCAGCGACGGCCTGCTTAGCTTTGTCGTTCAAGCTGATTGGGACAGGTCTGCTGACGCCAGTTCGTGCATGAAAAGCTTGGAAGTGCGGGAGATTTGGACAAGGCGGTCAAGACTGAGCAAGCAGGCCGGAAACCGAATAGGCCCGGAACAGGAAATGGGCGGTTGCAGTTTGTATGTGTGTGCGTTGGTAAGAGGCAGATATGGGTGCAGCTGTGTGAGTGGAGAAGGCGAATGAGATCCCAGAGAGCTACACCAAAACCTCAACTTCTTGGTAGCAGTCATTGCCCGGGATCCAATAGGAGCACCTCCTCACGGCTATCAGTTTATGAGAAGTTTGAAAGACCAAAACAGAAGCAGCGGTGAGGAAAGGCAAGCTGGAACGACATGTCACAGcaccgcgccgtcgccgcgggACTACTCCATGGCCGCCGGGAAGACAAGCgaaggaagggaaggggacttgggaggaggggcttAGATCAGGCAGGTTTACTACCGGGCGGATTCGGCAGGCCGGGAGTCGGAGAGGGGCTGTCGAGAGTCCGTCGGGGTTAGACATTGCGACTCTCGTGAGGTTTAGCGGATGACTCGAAAGAAGAGCAAAGAAGCTCTTCGTCCGGTCCTcgttcggcgtcgacggaCGGTGACGGGGGCGCCCGGATGCTTGAACTGGGGCATCACCGACTTGTTCTCCCAAGGGAGTAACTACGAGGGCCCAATCCATCCCCTTTAATGCATCCTGCGGgggaaaggagaaggaaatCAAATAGAAAACGTTCTTGTTGGCTTGAACACGTGGTACATGGTAGAAGCGGCATCGTGGCAGTGGGAAAGCCACATCAGCACGCCAGAAGCATCCCGAACGTGCTGGAGGGCGACAGGCCGGGGAGTCCAAAACGGGCTCACGAACAAGCCTGACAGAGCACCTGCCAGGCTAAGGTGGCTGTTTTTAGTGGGTACCGCTGCCGAATGTCTGCCGCTAGCTGCGACCCTGTGAGCCAATTGACAGGAACAGGTGCCGGATCGAGGGATCCACTTTCTCCGGGTCTGCACATTGGGCTCGCAGGTTAGGTTATCGGCTGGGAAAAGTGGGATTTACTCAGTGTGTCACCGTGGATTCCTGTTCCTTACCCAGCCTCTGTCTCTCCCCTGTTGTAGTCACCATCTACCCGTATTACCCATTAAGTAAGTTGTCTGGGCTTCCACCGGCTTTCAGGCACCACAGCTGCAAGCATCGCTTGGGGAGATGGACACATTGCATTGCAGTAAACCATCCGAGAAGGTCCGCCTTGGCATGGAATAAACAATCGACGGGGTGAGGCCCGCAGGGTTCGTTGTATCGGCGTTGAGCGACGGCCACGAGTCTCCGAGTCCCTTTGTTTCCTTGCATCACCACGCGCTTCGCCCATGGAGCTCTTTCCTCTCTCTGATAGCCCGGTTTATTTGAGAATGAGAGCCATTCAGAGCTAGCGATGATACTAGGTACACGCGCCATGCCGTGTCCGTCATCCGTTTCGTCTTGTGTTGCTCGACTTGCTCGACTTTCTCGATCAGGAGAGCTTCAAGCCAGGAGATACTCCACTTCTCCCAGCGACGTGTCTCACCAAGATGCGGTGATGGCGGCCAAAAAGATGGAGACGCACGCTGCAGCTACCGCAGCACCTTGTACAATGGCAGATGGGCACGGTGAGAAGATTAGGGGCCTTTGCTGGGGatcaaggacgaggacgagccggCGGGAAAGCCGCTCTGTGGCGAACGGACCTGAGGTGTCGTCGACCGGGACTGTCCAGAGTACCAAGCACGTCCCCAGGTGTGCAAAGGGCTGCGAGAAGATTGAACGAAAGGTCGGCGCACGGCCGACTATGCCATTTCCACTTCCCGCAAGAAGCGCGAGGGTAGAACGGGAGGATAGCCAGGGCAAAGACGGAGTAGGAAGGGGGACAACAGAGGTATCGGCAGCTCGTGATCGACTTGGCCAGGTTTCCGTACACACATGCAGCGTAACGGAGCCCGGCTTTGGCCCGAGCTCGCCTCCGCGCAaaaaaatatatatatatatataaaaatagCACGACAGCAAGCTATCTATTGGCCACAATAGACTCTCGCCGCCACCTTCCTGCCGAGTCGCGATGAAGTCTTGGGACAGATAGAGTGTGCCCATGAGGCATGAGCATGCAGCCCGCTGCAGAGTTGTGTGGAATCGATCAGGGCCATTGTATCCACCCCAGAGTTTTTCAGGAGATGATGAGATACCGACAATCACGACTGACCACGCATCTCTATCTCTCTATCTCTATCCCTCTATCTCTCTTCCGGATGCGGCAGATGTTGTCCTTCGCCGACAAGGATCCCGGTCAAGTAACGAGCTGGTATGTTCGCTGGCCGCGAAAAGCAAAACGCCTGAACGACGCCTGACTTTTCAGGGGCGCACACCAGTCTTCACACGGCCTTTTGGCCTAAGATATGCAGCACGCGCGGCAGCGTAGTGTAGTGAGGGTTGCACAGGTTTGAGACACGATGGAACCATAAAACATTGAAGCCTCAGCCAGGGCCCGAAGACGTGATCAGCTGTTGTACTGTTATGATTCTTCGTCAGTAGTCAATCCTGCCCACCTTTGGCCCTTTGGAAGCCTTGGCTGGGATGATGTGCTGCCCGTTGCAAATGGCTGCAACTGCGAGGAATTTGCCGGCGGCCGGAATCGGTCGGAGGTGAATTCGCTATATCCATATCGAGATACGTTTCAATGTTCCGTCCAAAGGAAAtccccggcggccgggtcaCCCATTCAGCAACAGTCGCTATTACCGGTCACACGACCAAATTGTTGGGGACGGCAGGCCCGGGGCAtggagggggtggtggggAGCGACTCACTG
The genomic region above belongs to Colletotrichum higginsianum IMI 349063 chromosome 2, whole genome shotgun sequence and contains:
- a CDS encoding Tim10/DDP family zinc finger — its product is MDTSRSALENSDLDKLNDKDKLELRQFLANEQQRSQIQSQTHALTEICWKKCVTGSIRNSKLDKGEEGCLANCVDRFLDVNFLTMKHLNNMRSG
- a CDS encoding Ribosomal protein L23, with protein sequence MAPKDSKKGGASKAPKGTKQANNAAKATLKGAHGHYKNKVRYTTSFHRPKTLVVSRAPKYPRKSVPHEPRLDEHKVIVHPLNTESAMKKIEENNTLVFIVDVKSNKAQIKQALKKLYDIDTVKINTLIRPDGSKKAYARLTPDVDALDIAATKLALV
- a CDS encoding 25S rRNA adenine-N(1) methyltransferase, with amino-acid sequence MGRNKPAGRLLSSGRPPTLKKAKSISRKETRTLINTHHTLQKKRQQALARNDQREAATIAEEISALGGLEGYQRASLQGQRVDRGGDSSRVLLDWFRSANIQPSDFTGNLTGKSDTHRRLRMLEVGALSTGNACSKSGFFDMELIDLNSQQAGILQQDFMERPLPKDDSEKFDIISLSLVLNYVPDHSLRGQMLLRTLSFLRQSEDDLSESARALFPSLFIVLPRSCVSNSRYFSQDRLVELMTLLGYVQLEGKVTNKLAYSFWKRLNAPCSPLPAVAKKELNPGPNRNNFTITLRGS
- a CDS encoding Enolase-phosphatase E1, encoding MNTTLSAVKVVLLDIEGTVCPISFVKDVLYPYAVDALPATLDKQWDNPDFAVYRNAFPEDCVSDRSAFEAHFRDLVRRDVKASYLKALQGYLWKEGYRSGEIKAPLFPDVSERLLSWRDAGLRLVIYSSGSVPAQKLFFGYTDAQPSDLTPLVSDWFDTVNAGLKTEPSSYASILSNFEDTKPEEWLFLSDNPHEVLAAIAAGMQSIPVVRPGNAPLPTDLNPTLQPIRDFNELEDLGSKH